In the genome of Mucilaginibacter defluvii, one region contains:
- a CDS encoding SGNH/GDSL hydrolase family protein, whose amino-acid sequence MDISIFVSGVTANISNKTEPKSIPASTVGAAFSELANLTKTAVEAKFDLTSGATLVTQVSNVTASVNSLEYLKALQQSDTDLFSIQDSNGYNALRLTIDGNLLYRNKVTGATDSWNNLKGKNIAFLGDSITTAPRSQDGITANNIYWGLIRDRYGCNVYANGVPGSCIAQKSGVSAFTTDSRWQSLNSTFNPDAVVVFGGTNDFGGQNIPLGTYADSETGKTTFYSALKYLFHSLQDRYKGSKIFFMTPMQRADRGFPSQNATTGFYMSDYQDAIQKVAKDYSIIIIDTYQNSGFNYYNMVSGGTSPWSPDGLHPNIAGHARLADYVGNILNLHFKQAA is encoded by the coding sequence ATGGACATTTCAATTTTCGTTTCCGGTGTAACAGCTAATATATCTAACAAAACCGAACCTAAATCTATACCGGCATCAACTGTAGGTGCTGCTTTTTCAGAATTAGCTAACCTTACTAAGACTGCTGTTGAAGCCAAGTTTGATTTAACAAGTGGCGCAACATTGGTAACACAAGTTTCAAATGTAACTGCATCAGTTAATTCTTTGGAATACCTCAAAGCTTTACAGCAAAGCGATACCGATTTATTCAGCATTCAAGATTCCAACGGGTACAATGCTTTAAGATTAACAATTGATGGTAATCTTTTATACCGCAATAAAGTCACCGGGGCAACGGATAGCTGGAACAACCTTAAAGGAAAGAACATAGCTTTCTTAGGTGATTCAATCACTACTGCACCACGTTCACAAGATGGCATAACAGCTAACAATATCTATTGGGGTTTAATCCGTGATAGGTACGGTTGCAATGTTTACGCTAATGGAGTACCAGGTTCTTGTATAGCGCAAAAATCCGGAGTATCAGCCTTTACCACTGATAGCCGTTGGCAGTCTTTAAACTCAACTTTTAACCCTGATGCGGTTGTAGTATTTGGTGGTACTAATGATTTTGGTGGTCAGAATATTCCTTTGGGCACTTATGCCGATTCTGAAACAGGCAAAACCACTTTTTATAGTGCATTAAAGTATCTGTTTCACTCATTACAAGACAGATACAAGGGTTCAAAAATCTTCTTTATGACCCCGATGCAAAGGGCAGATAGGGGTTTTCCATCGCAGAATGCTACTACAGGCTTTTATATGTCGGATTATCAGGATGCGATTCAAAAGGTAGCTAAGGATTACAGTATCATTATTATTGATACCTATCAAAATAGCGGGTTCAATTACTACAATATGGTCAGCGGTGGTACTTCGCCTTGGTCACCGGATGGTCTACACCCTAACATAGCAGGTCACGCACGATTAGCGGATTATGTAGGTAATATTCTCAACCTACACTTCAAACAAGCAGCTTAA